The Oscillatoria salina IIICB1 genome contains the following window.
ACAAGCTAGAAATTCTCGAAGGAATCGAAGAACCGATTACCATTTATCACTTGGGTGAGGATTGGTGGGACTTGTGTGCCGGTCCGCACGTGGAAAATACCAAAGAACTCCATCCGAAAGCTTTCGACCTAGAAAGCGTTGCTGGGGCTTACTGGCGGGGCGATGAAAAGAACGCTCAGTTGCAGCGTATTTACGGCACAGCGTGGGAAACCCCCGAACAGCTAGCCGAGTACAAACGCCGGAAAGAAGAAGCTCTCAGACGCGATCATCGCCGACTGGGGAAAGAATTAGGGCTGTTTGTCTTTAGCGAGATCGTCGGTCCGGGTTTACCAATGTGGACTCCGAAAGGAACGATTTTGCGATCGCTATTAGAAGATTTCCTTAAGCAAGAACAGCTCAAGCGCGGTTATCTTCCGGTAGTCACTCCTCATATTGCCAAAGTAGACTTATTTAAAGTTTCTGGACACTGGCAAACTTATCAAGAGGATATGTTTCCGATGATGGCAGAATCGGAAGCTGATTTGCAAGCCGAACAAGGCTTTGTCCTCAAACCGATGAACTGTCCTTTTCACATCCAAATTTATGAAAGTGAATTGCGTTCTTATCGCGAATTACCGATACGTTTGGCAGAATTTGGCACAGTTTATCGTTACGAACAATCGGGAGAATTAGGCGGTTTAACTAGAGTTCGCGGTTTTACTGTTGATGACTCTCACTTGTTCGTTACTCCCAATCAACTTGATGAGGAATTTCTCAATGTAGTCGATTTAATTCTCTCAGTTTTCAAAGCTTTACAACTGAGTAATTTTAAAGCTAGATTGAGTTTCCGCGATCCAGATTCGGATAAATATATTGGCGGTGATGACGTTTGGAATCAAGCGGAAGGTGCAATTCGTCGTGCTGTTGAGAAGTTGGGAATGGAGCATTTTGAAGCTATCGGTGAAGCGGCTTTTTACGGTCCCAAACTTGATTTTATCTTCCAAGATGCTTTAGAGCGCGAATGGCAATTAGGAACTGTTCAAGTAGACTATAATTTGCCCGAACGTTTTCAGTTAGAATATGTAGCTGAAGATGGTTCTCGTCAGCGCCCGGTAATGATTCACCGCGCACCTTTTGGTTCTTTAGAGCGGCTAATTGGTATCCTAATTGAAGAATATGCTGGCGATTTTCCTTTGTGGTTAGCACCAGTACAAATTAGGTTAGTTTGTGTCAGCGATCCGCAATTGGATTATGCTAAAGAAATAGCCGCCAAAATGCGTGCCGAAGGAATTCGCGTGGAAGTCGATACCAGTGGGGAAAGACTCGGTAA
Protein-coding sequences here:
- the thrS gene encoding threonine--tRNA ligase — its product is MVAAESAPEPEEQIRLPRTSESESLKKIRHTASHVMAMAVQKLFPKAQVTIGPWTEYGFYYDFDTPEPFTEQDLKKIKKEMIEIVKRKLPVVREEVSRQEAEKRIKELNEPYKLEILEGIEEPITIYHLGEDWWDLCAGPHVENTKELHPKAFDLESVAGAYWRGDEKNAQLQRIYGTAWETPEQLAEYKRRKEEALRRDHRRLGKELGLFVFSEIVGPGLPMWTPKGTILRSLLEDFLKQEQLKRGYLPVVTPHIAKVDLFKVSGHWQTYQEDMFPMMAESEADLQAEQGFVLKPMNCPFHIQIYESELRSYRELPIRLAEFGTVYRYEQSGELGGLTRVRGFTVDDSHLFVTPNQLDEEFLNVVDLILSVFKALQLSNFKARLSFRDPDSDKYIGGDDVWNQAEGAIRRAVEKLGMEHFEAIGEAAFYGPKLDFIFQDALEREWQLGTVQVDYNLPERFQLEYVAEDGSRQRPVMIHRAPFGSLERLIGILIEEYAGDFPLWLAPVQIRLVCVSDPQLDYAKEIAAKMRAEGIRVEVDTSGERLGKAIRNAEKDKIPVMAVVGAKEVENNTLSIRTRAAGELGAIAVTEVIEKMKNAIANHTNF